A genomic region of Elaeis guineensis isolate ETL-2024a chromosome 9, EG11, whole genome shotgun sequence contains the following coding sequences:
- the LOC105051595 gene encoding ras-related protein RABD1 — protein MSNEYDYLFKLLLIGDSSVGKSCLLLRFADDSYVDSYISTIGVDFKIRTVELDGKTIKLQIWDTAGQERFRTITSSYYRGAHGIIIVYDVTEMESFNNVKQWLSEIDRYANDSVCKLLVGNKCDLVENKVVETEKAKAFADELGIPFLETSAKDSINVEQAFLTMSAEIKKRMGNQHTSNTSSTSTVRVRGRPVQQKSSCCS, from the exons ATGAGCAACGAATA CGATTACCTCTTCAAGCTCCTCTTGATCGGAGACTCCTCCGTCGGGAAGTCGTGCCTCCTCCTCAGATTCGCC GATGATTCATATGTTGATAGCTACATCAGCACGATAGGTGTTGATTTT AAAATTCGAACGGTGGAGCTGGATGGCAAAACGATCAAGCTGCAGATT TGGGATACAGCTGGACAGGAACGGTTCAGGACCATAACAAGCAGTTATTACCGAGGTGCACATGGGATCATC ATTGTTTATGATGTTACGGAGATGGAGAGCTTCAACAATGTCAAGCAATGGCTAAGTGAGATTGATAGGTATGCAAATGACAGTGTATGCAAGCTTCTTGTTGGAAATAAATGTGATTTGGTTGAGAATAAAGTTGTGGAGACAGAGAAGGCAAAG GCATTTGCAGATGAGCTTGGTATCCCTTTCCTTGAGACAAGTGCAAAGGACTCGATCAATGTGGAGCAAGCTTTCTTGACCATGTCTGCTGAAATTAAGAAAAG AATGGGAAATCAACATACTTCAAACACAAGTTCCACGAGCACAGTCCGGGTGAGGGGCAGACCTGTTCAGCAGAAGAGCAGCTGTTGCAGTTAG